Proteins encoded within one genomic window of Arachis ipaensis cultivar K30076 chromosome B08, Araip1.1, whole genome shotgun sequence:
- the LOC107610790 gene encoding uncharacterized protein LOC107610790 → MTHEQRLVFGEILNAVIAYSSGFTSPKRMENASLFLPGGRTAHSRFLIPIIITDESNCNIKHGSLKAEMLIQSSLIIWDDAPMLNKMCFKALDQTLRNFMSATDQHKTHQPFGGKVVVLGSDFRQILLSKKILAPTLENIEKVNDFVLTIFPRMEKEYLSSNTTCQADENEDIQQAWFTSEFLNDIKCLELPNHKLTLKSGVVVMLLQNIDQTSGLCNGTRLIVNELGNNVIGETVVTGRNIGDKVYIPRMNLIPSDSRLPFKFQQRQFLLTMCFAMTINKSQGQSLSHVGLYLPKSVFTHGQLYVALSRVKSRSSLKVLILDKDDNPKSSTTNVIFKEVFNNI, encoded by the exons ATGACTCATGAGCAAAGGTTAGTATTCGGTGAGATACTCAATGCTGTTATTGCATACTCTAGTGGTTTTACTTCGCCTAAGCGCATG GAAAATGCGTCTTTATTCCTACCTGGTGGCAGAACGGCTCATTCTAGGTTTTTAATACCCATTATAATTACTGATGAATCTAATTGCAACATCAAGCATGGCAGTTTGAAGGCTGAGATGCTCATCCAAAGTAGCTTAATAATTTGGGATGATGCTCCAATGCTCAATAAAATGTGCTTTAAAGCACTTGATCAGACGCTCAGGAATTTTATGTCAGCTACTGATCAACATAAGACACATCAACCATTTGGTGGTAAGGTTGTGGTTCTAGGAAGTGATTTTAGACAGATACTTCTG AGTAAGAAAATTCTTGCACCCACGCTTGAGAATATCGAGAAGGTAAATGACTTTGTCTTGACAATCTTCCCAAGGATGGAAAAAGAGTATCTAAGTTCTAACACAACATGTCAAGCTGATGAGAATGAAGATATACAACAAGCGTGGTTTACATCAGAGTTCCTAAATGACATCAAATGTTTAGAATTACCCAACCACAAGTTGACTTTGAAGTCAGGAGTTGTTGTAATGCTACTACAAAACATAGACCAGACTTCAGGTTTATGCAACGGGACAAGGTTAATAGTTAATGAACTTGGCAACAATGTAATTGGAGAGACGGTAGTGACCGGTAGAAATATTGGCGACAAAGTGTACATTCCAAGAATGAACTTGATTCCTTCAGATTCAagattgccatttaagtttcaacAGAGACAATTTCTATTAACAATGTGCTTTGCAATGACCATCAACAAGAGTCAGGGCCAATCATTATCACATGTAGGACTTTACTTGCCAAAATCTGTATTCACTCATGGACAACTTTACgttgctttgtcaagagttaagagtcgcaGTAGCCTCAAGGTTCTAATTTTGGACAAAGATGACAATCcaaagtcatcaacaacaaatgtcatattcaaagaagtttttaataatatttag
- the LOC107610791 gene encoding uncharacterized protein LOC107610791 yields the protein MARAQSQCTQHRSQTEGCSKHGGDFVRLDESMNAALLKAQERKIDRLNIEIGRMEASLGRLRSDFTLLQQQIGRVESDMKKQKQLQKMILSFGPDFAFLTPILSLPLRLTPKIFVLGSGGAVDLVGAGAGCGGSAGRGTGGAVEFLGSGGGSGGASAVTSGAGAVTGGGSGGSSAVTDGGSGGSSAVTGGGSGGAGAAGAGGSGGSSAVTGGGSGGAGAVTGGAEGVADLDFPGTIVVHDHPSDGNHQVQ from the exons ATGGCTAGGGCTCAATCTCAATGCACCCAACACAGATCTCAAACAGAGGGATGCTCAAAGCATGGTGGAGATTTTGTAAGGTTGGATGAATCTATGAATGCTGCACTACTAAAGGCACAAGAAAGAAAGATAGATAGATTAAATATAGAGATAGGACGCATGGAAGCAAGTCTAGGAAGATTGCGTTCTGATTTTACATTGCTCCAACAACAAATTGGCAGAGTGGAGAGTGACATGAAGAAGCAGAAACAATTGCAGAAGATGATATTGAGTT TTGGTCCAGATTTTGCCTTCCTCACACCTATCTTAAGTCTTCCACTGCGCCTCACACCAAAAATTTTTGTCTTAGGCAGTGGTGGAGCTGTGGACCTTGTTGGAGCTGGTGCAGGTTGTGGTGGATCTGCTGGAAGAGGCACTGGTGGAGCTGTGGAATTTCTTGGGTCTGGTGGAGGTAGTGGTGGAGCTAGTGCAGTCACTAGTGGAGCTGGTGCAGTCACTGGTGGAGGCAGTGGTGGATCTAGTGCAGTCACTGATGGAGGCAGTGGTGGATCTAGTGCAGTCACTGGTGGAGGCAGTGGTGGAGCCGGTGCAGCCGGTGCAGGAGGCAGTGGTGGATCTAGTGCAGTCACTGGTGGAGGCAGTGGTGGAGCCGGTGCAGTCACTGGTGGAGCAGAAGGAGTAGCAGATCTAGATTTTCCAGGCACAATTGTTGTCCATGATCACCCTTCAGATGGCAACCATCAAGTCCAATAA